The Bacillus solimangrovi genome has a segment encoding these proteins:
- the folB gene encoding dihydroneopterin aldolase, which produces MDKIYMNKLAFWGYHGVFQEENKLGQRFFVDLVLEIDLHEAAVTDDLEKTVDYGKVYEAVRGIVEGDPRDLVETVTEEICLVILNKFDRVNQVTVKVVKPDPPIPGYYDSVAVEMTRQRK; this is translated from the coding sequence ATGGATAAAATTTATATGAATAAATTAGCGTTTTGGGGTTACCATGGTGTTTTCCAAGAAGAAAATAAATTAGGGCAACGTTTCTTTGTTGATCTTGTGTTAGAGATTGACTTACATGAGGCTGCTGTAACTGATGATCTTGAGAAGACGGTTGATTATGGGAAGGTATATGAAGCGGTTCGGGGTATTGTGGAGGGCGATCCACGTGATTTAGTAGAAACGGTCACTGAAGAGATTTGTTTAGTGATATTAAATAAGTTTGATCGTGTAAATCAAGTAACAGTTAAGGTTGTAAAGCCTGATCCGCCAATTCCTGGCTACTACGACTCTGTTGCTGTTGAAATGACGAGGCAGAGAAAGTGA
- the folP gene encoding dihydropteroate synthase, giving the protein MLKNRILQFDKFSMDLMERTWIMGILNVTPDSFSDGGRFNDCERAVQQAHQMVLDGADIIDIGGESTRPGAGKVDVEEELKRVIPKIEAIRAEVDVPISIDTYKSETAEKAIKAGAHIINDVWGAKADPRMADVAAHYDVPIILMHNRDNKKYGDIIEDMKEDLRESIDIVKRAGVRDERIILDPGIGFAKTYEHNLEVMRRMDELQILGYPFLLGTSRKSFIGLTLDLPVEERMEGTGATVCLGIERGCQLVRIHDVKEMKRMAMMMDAMLGK; this is encoded by the coding sequence ATGTTAAAAAATAGAATCTTACAATTCGATAAGTTCTCAATGGATTTAATGGAGAGAACTTGGATAATGGGTATCTTAAATGTAACACCGGATTCATTCTCTGATGGTGGACGATTTAATGATTGTGAAAGAGCTGTACAGCAAGCACATCAAATGGTTTTAGATGGAGCAGATATTATAGATATTGGCGGTGAATCAACAAGACCTGGAGCAGGTAAAGTGGATGTAGAAGAGGAATTGAAACGAGTCATTCCTAAGATTGAAGCGATAAGAGCTGAGGTCGATGTCCCAATATCAATTGATACGTATAAGTCTGAAACTGCTGAAAAAGCAATTAAAGCTGGTGCTCATATCATTAATGATGTTTGGGGAGCAAAGGCTGATCCGCGTATGGCTGATGTTGCTGCTCATTATGATGTTCCGATAATTCTTATGCACAATCGGGATAATAAAAAGTATGGCGATATTATAGAAGATATGAAAGAAGATCTTCGAGAAAGTATTGATATTGTAAAAAGAGCGGGAGTTAGAGATGAACGGATTATTCTTGATCCTGGTATTGGTTTTGCTAAGACGTATGAGCATAACCTTGAAGTTATGCGTCGTATGGATGAGCTTCAAATATTAGGTTACCCATTTTTACTAGGTACTTCAAGAAAATCATTTATTGGATTAACGTTAGATTTACCAGTCGAGGAGCGTATGGAAGGGACTGGTGCAACGGTTTGTCTCGGAATTGAACGAGGGTGTCAACTTGTTCGTATACATGATGTTAAAGAGATGAAGAGAATGGCAATGATGATGGACGCGATGCTTGGAAAGTAG